DNA from Vanessa tameamea isolate UH-Manoa-2023 chromosome 19, ilVanTame1 primary haplotype, whole genome shotgun sequence:
TAATTGCCCGCAACTCATTTAGTTCTTAATTCTTTCTCAATAAATTCggtaattttttgtttagtggGTCATAAAAATGCATCATTAACCTGCGCACTTTGATTacatgatttaataattatttatggttAGTAACAAATTTAATTCGTACTTTCTTGTAAACAAATTAGTTCATAATTACATACATGAACATGACAGACATATTGATATGACATTTTGCTTAATCTTAACTAGATTTACCTAAGTGACAGTACAACCGATATGCCGATATAGATtaagatacaaataaatttattttaacaaatactattgaaaattgttatttttactaatatgctGAATTTCATTCtttgataatgtataaaatattttctcagaGAACAATAGGGCTAGACTAAAGACAAGAGGACATAACTTTTCTCAAGCATACTTGcttaaattgatttgttttctAGATTCTAACCTAAGTCTGTAATGTTGattatatgttgttataattaGTGTCTCATCTACTTAATATCATTACATTTATGACCATTTGAattgaatcaaataatttcactATAATACTCTTAGAgacaatagaataaaataaaacttattgtgCCACATCTGCGCGATCGTCTTGATCACTTAACTAACTGCGCCACCCTCTATTTTTGCCTTTTCCATCACTGtgacacaattttaattttgaacagctTTTCTAGCAGCATACATAGAAGTCAATGACAACTTTatcaatcttaaaaaaatgcaatgctttgacacaaatatttttattaattttgttcattataattataatagataatataaaaataatttgataggttctatgaaattaatttgtaacatcAATACTTCTTTATTCAaagtttaaatagtatttaatggTTCTGTATCACAAGTTTCATTCTCATCAATTTGAGGaactataatatgtttttgattgtcaccatcatcatcatcattaatttGTGATGCAaattttggtaaattattttcCACAGTAACTCTAAATGGACACTGTTCAAATTCAGGCCAAGAAATAAACCTGAAACAATGTAATTAGGGTTGTTAATTTCTAAATAAGAAATCATATTACATTACATCACTAATCATACCTTTTAAAAATagtgattttttgttttaaattcaaatcaccAAATTCTGTAAAGATGGTCATATGAGGTAATTTTGCATCATCCTCTCCTGGTGATAGCTCTTTGTTGGTATCTGGAGGGTCCTGTCCAGTGATGAGCCATACTCCACATCCTGGTATCCATTGccttgaataaattaaacaggGATACTATAGACGAAAAGAGAACATAGTAAATAACTATACAATCTAATGttgtgaatattaattatagatctaattaagttaaaaatgaatattatagcgtgttttgatgttaataatatgtaatattataaagaaaaaacttaCTCTAACATTGGAATAATTCTTGTAGATGAGGAAAATGTAtgccttttaaaaaaataccagagCAGTGGCAAATCACTTGGCAGGCAAGGCAGCTGAGTTTTTTGAGTTATTTTCACTAAATACAAGCAAAAATCATCCATCTGTTGAAAGTatgacttattaataaaaatattattgctaattatgtcaataaagttGAAAACACTTACTACAGATATTTTCTGGGTGTTTGAAGTATATGTCCATGGCAAAAAATGAACCTTAGGCACCTTATTAAGAACTTCATAGTCGAAAAGTAGTTGGAAAAGTGATGGAACTGATTTATGCTTGTTCATTTGTACTGAGGAGTCTGCAAGAAACTGAGGAAAATTAGTTGTTCATAGTGCATGattacagatattttaacaatattttcaaacgGTATATACTTCATAATAGTGTCCAGGCATCACAATGTAAAGGTCTGGTCTCCCCAAATGACTTGTAGCATTATGAAATACAAtggtattaattaaatgtttgacAAAGGACAAACTGGGCATAGCACCTACTATACTCAAAATTCTGTCTGAAATGaagaaaaacttattttaaataatatatatttcaatttaactcTCAGCAAATCAATAAAACTAAGCatgaaaacaatgttttattaactattaaaaatctgtattttttaaaccatgctgtaattgtcattttattaaaataatgtttattgcaaccaataatatatttttttatattaatactctttcttttatttaacacttatttacaaacatatttttttcatgtttcaTTGTTTGAGCTTTACTGTAAACCAAAATAAACTATCACACCATTATCATCAGTTGCTAATTCCTCTAATAATTTTTCTATCCTATTTCCTTGGTCCATTTTATCTTGGAACGCTAACTTCCACATTCCAAAGAAAtcagctattttatattttattctgtctGGATGTTGTGTCTTAATATCctgcaaattattaaatattgtatttgaaattaaatttacagttaataaaattcaagtaaTAGGTACATTACtgacatttaaaaattgcaCAAAATGATTGGAAgtttcgtataaataaatcCTATTTGGTTGACATCGTAAAAGCTCTCTAGTTAAAAACCCAAAACCAGGATTAACTTCAACTACAGGTGCATCTTTTCTCAGGTATTTAACGAGTGTTTCAGTTATTTCCTTCGCAGTTTTATGATTGATTAAATACATAGTCTCTGGCGATTTATACTTTCTTAATAGGTTTTTAGGTACAACgttaatgatatttttgtattctggtgaagtttctaaatatttaactacGTCCTGGGACACTTTTGGTCCTAGTTTTTCCACATTCTTATTAGTTTTATGGCATAACCTTACGGGTGTTTTTAAGAGTCGAAAAGTTATTTTGCTTGCCATTGTACATTTAGAATTAACAAACATATTGTGTAAAAGTCAGCAAcaattttccatatttttttaaatttacaaatatgtaatttggagtagatattttaataaactagtttatttatttataaatcgtaaTATCTTAAGGtatgtcaaaattcaaaatacttGGAAACTGGAAGTACTTCTGAAttctgataaataaaatatttgacaggCAATGGGCAAGTGTCGGTTGACAGATGACACCAGTGTGGCCGACAATTCAATAATCAATTGAAACTTATAGCATTACTTAAGCATTATTCGTTACCTATATTTTTTGGAGtacaaaaatacaaacacaaagaaaaattaaaaagtaaaattcgaatacaattttgagaataaagaacaaaaaaaagtatcataaaTGATGTACTTATTtttctcaaatttaaataattgaataaatgtcTATCAACGACATACTCCTTAAATTCATTGGACTAAATCGATGCGTATTGATCAGCAGTGCGattttgtaagaattcactCGCTTCGTATCTTACTCATGAAATGTTGACAAACGGTGAAACGCCATTTTGTTCTATGTAttccataaattttataattattataggcaAAGTCACATATCACATTCAGGCATTTCATTTcagagtttcgagtttcttcttacagaaaaTGTCTACCAAATTTTAATCGTTAtcgatataaaacatattatatcgtAATTATACACCGAAATGCTCGCCAGTTTCCAATCATAATGCAGCTAGTACTAAGCCCGCGACTTTTAAGTCGCGGGCTTAGTACTAGCCCTGTTCGAGCCCAAAGTTATTATCCTCAAACTTTCAGTTTTTGAGATGGTTCAGCAACTTCGGTGAAGGTGAATTCTCAAGCGCCATAAACACTGacttttatcatcatcatcatttcagCCGTAAGACGTCCACTGTTGGATATAGGGCTTTCCCAATAACTTCAGCGATACCCCGCGGACTTGACCAGATCGTCCGTCCATCTCATTTCCAGTACGTGGTCTCCACTCGAGAACTTTTTTGCTCCATCGGCCATCAGTCCTTCGAGCAATGTGCCCTGCCCATTGCCACTTCAGCTCGCTGACTCGTTTCGCTACGTCGGTTACCTTTGTTCGTCTACGGATCTCCTTGTTTCTGATTCGATCACGTAGAGAAACGCTGAGCATAGCCCGCCCCATAGCTCGCTGAGTGACTCTGAGCCTTCTTAAAAGGCCCACAGTTAAAGACCACGTCTTGACACCGTAGGTTATCACCGGCAACACGCACTGTTCATATACTTTCGTCTTAAGACACTGAGGTATTTTGGACGTGAAGACGCCGCGTAACTTCCCGAACGCTGCCCAGTCGAGTTGGATTCGCCGAGTGACCTCTTTCTCGAAGCTGGATCTTCCTAGTTGGACCGTTTGTCCTAGATAAACGTATTCGTCTACCACTTCGAGAATCGAGTTCCCCAATGATATTGAGGTGGGCGCTACATGGCAATTGGCCATGACTTTCGTTTTGTCCATGTTTATTTTGAGGCCCACCTGTTGGGAAATGCGATTGAGGTCTTGGAGCATTTTGCTGAGGTCTTCCAACGATTCTGCCATGACTACGATATCGTCGGTAAACCGAAGGTGAGTGATGTATTCGCCGTTAATATTGATGCCAAGCTCTTCCCATTCCAGGAGTTTGAAGGCATCTTCCATCGCATTGGTGAAGAGCTTCGGAGATATTACATCTCCTTGTCTCAGGCCACTCCGCAATGGAATTGCCTCTGTGGTTTGATCTGAACTGACATGGTGGCGTTTCTATACAAACACTTCAACAATTCGATATACCGATAGTCAATGTGGCATCGTTGTAGGGCCTGCAGCACTGCCCACGTCTCGACCGAATCAAAGGCCTTCTCATAGTCCACAAACGCTAAGCATAGTGGCAAATTGTACTCATCGGTCTTCTGTACAATCTGCCGCAGCGTGAAAATGTGGTCTATGGTACTGTACCCTTTTCGGAAACCGGCTTGTTCGGGAGGCTGGAAGTTATCGAACCAGCGCGTGAGACGATTGGTAATAACTCTCGAAAACTGCTTGTAAACATGGCTCAGGAGCAAGATAGGCCTATAGTTCTTATGGCTTCGAAGAGTCTTATCGCCTTTCTTGAAGAACAGcaccaccacgctgttccatgCCTCTGGTGTGATACCCTCGAACAGGACGGTATTAAAGAGCTTCTGAAGGACTTCAAGTACGGGTGTTCCATCCGCTTTCAGAAGCTCTGATGTAATACCGTCCTCGCCCGGCGCCTTGTTGTTTTTGAGCTGTTCAAGGGCCATCCTAATCTCGCACAGGCTGATGTCCGGGATATCTTCGGTATAGTGTCGGGTGAGTTTCGCTCTAGTGTCTTCGGCTGAGCTTTTAACAGGTTTGGTAACCGAGGTGTGCAGCTGTCCATAGAACCTTTCGATTTCCTTCAGTAACTCTAGCTTCGTGGACGCTACTCTGCCATCCTCTCTCTTGAGCTTTGCCAGCTGGCTCTGCCCAATAGACAGGTCTCTGGCGAAAACTTTGGAGCCTTTGTTCCACTCAATCGTCTCTTTAATATGATTGGTATTAAAGATTCGAAGATCGCATCGTAAACACCGGCAGATCCGTCTATTGAGCTGCCTATATGACTTCGCGCCATCCGAGGACTGCAGCGTCATTAAGCGCCGTTCAGTCATGAGGTTCAGAGTTTGATCGCTTAGTTTTTGAGGTCTGTCTTTACGGTGTACGGGTAAACACAGGTGCATTCTCTATTGCCTCGTTCGCATAATctaatgggacggcaaatccgacacagttcaggcgcaggaccaatggctttacgtgctttccgaaacACGgcaatgtatgtacatacacatTCCTAACTCTGGGCTGTTTCCACTGCTTTATTGTTCTAGTGACTAGATAAAAGGGTACAAATCCCGTGGCCCTGGGTAAAAATAATACGATCCCACAAACTATTATTTCATATCTCTATAAACTCTAACTTTGGAACtctcataaaacatttaataaaataaaataaattttcacacGATTAATACTTAACTCAAGGAAagatgtattgactttgcgaaTTAGGAAAATTGctgtttctttcaaaaatatccATATCTTTGTGAATACATAATAACGCTGAGAGCATTTTTTGAATATCTCTTATAACAAGATCAACGCATACACATATAGGTAGTTAACAGACGtgatatttaactaattataagttagaatgaacacaaattaatacataattcagTACCAAATGGTTCGCTTAATTTatgctatttaatttatgattgaatgacattattattattattttgagaaAAATTCAGAAATAAATGAGTTAGTgccagctgaatttcaccttcggacatctcgtcaaaattctaaatttcatccgcaccacctagatatccgaaaatccacaacagcgcaatttttaaggcattttctgcctcgcacaaccactctgtggaaccagcttttgccggcggtttttccgaaccgatacgacttgggaaccttcaagaaaagtgcGTACTTATCCCTTAAatgccggcaacgcacctgcaacccccctggtgttgcagatgtccatgggcggtggtaatcactttccatcaggtgagcctcctgcttgtttgccccctataacatagatatatatatatatatatatatatatatatagtgtaagTGCAGTTACTCTagtctgtagtgtagtaactaGCTtataagatttacatattctttaataataggataaaatCTCAGATCAGGTGGATAAAAAAATAGAGAcagtattattacaaaaacaggtAGGTATTATTCACAAAATTCCCACGCTTTTACATATAGatgtacctatatacatatatatatatacatataaatcatttgattataaaaaatatagcactTAGGTACCTATCTGTATAATAGTTTCATATCAATAAGGGTCAAATACAGATTGAAAGAAATGTCTTTATTAACATTGAACAATTCGTTGGGACAGCGTGAAAACCTCTTATTTGAGTTTTTCTAACAACAATTATATCGTGATTgtgattttatttcgattttgtcATATAGTCTAAGGAGTgcaaaataaacatgtttttttttatggtacttataggttggcggacgagcaaatgggccacctgatggtaagtggtcactaacgcccatagacattcattacatcgccaatgcgccaccaaccttgggaactaagatgttatgtcccttgtgtctgtagatacactggctcactcacccttcaaactggaacacaacaatactgaatactactgtttggcggtagaatatctgatgagtggtacctacccaaacgagcTTGCAAAATGCctcaccaccaagtaaagtgttcctattattataaactagctgttacccgcggctttgcccgcgcacaatatgaatatatttacaaatttacttaaaatattaccataatggaatacctctttgtataccacattggtgtgaatTTCAGcctttagggtagaatatctagaaacacttaaatatgtatttaatcatttttaatcagtaccccaaaaataaagtttcatatttttagcttataaattgacgacttccataaaaactttcaacccttatttcacccccttagtagtagaatatttaaaaaacactttaatacgtatttactcatttttaatcagtacccaaaaatgaagtttcgtgtttctaacttaaaaaattacggaattccatacaaacgttcagcCCCTATTTTAcctctttaggggtagaatttcgtgggtgtcatgatatgttagtttataagtgtagcctaaaatataagttttgtgcttctaattctaaaaacgacaatattttcaacaacttacaacctttcatccccctttgcaaccctttacagcacttttttccaaataaaaagtagcctatgtcctttctcaggctctagactatttgtgtaccaaatttcaattaaatcggtccagtagttttggcgtgaaagcgagacagacagacagacagagttactttcgcatttataatattaataatatggatTGTACGGTCATTTTGTGCTTGCCTGCCCTATAATAAGTTCAAAAAAGTTTTGGTTCGAAGTAGTTAACACCAAATTGCATTATCAAaagaaaagtatataatttaatttaacttagttttattttgatcaTTTCCCAAATTAGTGTATTTAATAGAACATATTATGTAGACTCGTCTAAGTAAGAATTAGTAATCTTACATTAAGAATTCAAAACCTaggctaaataataataattaattatttctttgaaatatattaatacatagcCTTATCGTCAagcttgtttaatttttgtcatGTTAATTATGATTAGCGATTATCACCCTTTCCTCTAATGCATCAGAATGCCAGCGGCTGTGAAAATGTTATCTCATACGATAGGTAATCGCCTGGTACTGTGatatatttcagtaaaaaaCTTCAGTGCGACCAATTGTGGTATATGCAATCATTTAGTGAGGTACGAATGTTGTTTTTGTGTCTAGCAGTGCTGCACTTTATTGTTGTAACCGCCCGCGCCTCAGTTGTCTTTGAGGATTGCGGTAAGTTCAAAATACTGTAACTGTTAATTTTGATTTCCTTCTATATCCAACTTAGGTAAATGTAACGTATACTTTAAGATATTAGATATAtcggtttaataaaaataaataagagagTGACTTTATCTCTGTGTAATGATATCTTTTTCAAACTTGATCGGCCAAATATTTTAACCGAACGTTTCAAATTGAAATCTACTAAAGTTGAAGATTTTTGTGCCTTTGTGTAATCAATTAATGTCGTAGTCAGCGGTGAAGAAAATGGCCGCTGTGtcgaaatcaaatcaaagaacCGTATCCGTAAACCAAGAcataaaagagttttttttaattgtatccaACTGTTGGATTATCCTCTAGGTCTCCTCCTTTTAGAAGCGGTTTAGATATTACCCATTCATACACGTATCCTCATGACGTTTTCCATCATTTACGAGCACTTGATGATTTATAAGAAATTAGGTTAATTTAAGCACATGTCAATTCAGTTTAGTGCCCATTTTTCCCGTGCACCCTATGTACCCAGAATTCAACCTACGAACTTCATTCATGAATGTTCTAACGGGCTAATGTTCTAACTTTTTGTTTTACGGGTGATAAGTGCTCTATTtttggtaatttaattttgtcgtttttaaaatatacaaattgtgtaatacaaaaatgaataaGCAATCTTAACTTAGTTGGAAAATAAGTGGCAAAAATTCAAATAGGTAttgatttttacataaatgGTGACACGACATTATTCTTGAACCTGCGAATATATACTTCATGttgtttgtacatatatttatattttacatgataTCTACCATTTtcattacataagaattatgaacattaaagtccttaaatatgtacaaatataaattaaaaatatttactgtataaatcttgaccgggTGAAATGGTGACAAGAATACTAGAAGCATTTCTCCGTTCGCTCGCTATTCCGATCGTCTGGACacaaaacgaaccagccctcctgccACCAGTGggggcaataaggcgaggttttatacttttaataatatttttcagataTCTGAGACCAGACACATGCTTTGAGTATatcgt
Protein-coding regions in this window:
- the LOC113399353 gene encoding dimethyladenosine transferase 2, mitochondrial gives rise to the protein MFVNSKCTMASKITFRLLKTPVRLCHKTNKNVEKLGPKVSQDVVKYLETSPEYKNIINVVPKNLLRKYKSPETMYLINHKTAKEITETLVKYLRKDAPVVEVNPGFGFLTRELLRCQPNRIYLYETSNHFVQFLNDIKTQHPDRIKYKIADFFGMWKLAFQDKMDQGNRIEKLLEELATDDNDRILSIVGAMPSLSFVKHLINTIVFHNATSHLGRPDLYIVMPGHYYEFLADSSVQMNKHKSVPSLFQLLFDYEVLNKVPKVHFLPWTYTSNTQKISVMDDFCLYLVKITQKTQLPCLPSDLPLLWYFFKRHTFSSSTRIIPMLEQWIPGCGVWLITGQDPPDTNKELSPGEDDAKLPHMTIFTEFGDLNLKQKITIFKRFISWPEFEQCPFRVTVENNLPKFASQINDDDDGDNQKHIIVPQIDENETCDTEPLNTI
- the LOC135193837 gene encoding uncharacterized protein LOC135193837, with protein sequence MHLCLPVHRKDRPQKLSDQTLNLMTERRLMTLQSSDGAKSYRQLNRRICRCLRCDLRIFNTNHIKETIEWNKGSKVFARDLSIGQSQLAKLKREDGRVASTKLELLKEIERFYGQLHTSVTKPVKSSAEDTRAKLTRHYTEDIPDISLCEIRMALEQLKNNKAPGEDGITSELLKADGTPVLEVLQKLFNTVLFEGITPEAWNSVVVLFFKKGDKTLRSHKNYRPILLLSHVYKQFSRVITNRLTRWFDNFQPPEQAGFRKGYSTIDHIFTLRQIAIPLRSGLRQGDVISPKLFTNAMEDAFKLLEWEELGININGEYITHLRFTDDIVVMAESLEDLSKMLQDLNRISQQVGLKINMDKTKVMANCHVAPTSISLGNSILEVVDEYVYLGQTVQLGRSSFEKEVTRRIQLDWAAFGKLRGVFTSKIPQCLKTKVYEQCVLPVITYGVKTWSLTVGLLRRLRVTQRAMGRAMLSVSLRDRIRNKEIRRRTKVTDVAKRVSELKWQWAGHIARRTDGRWSKKVLEWRPRTGNEMDGRSGQVRGVSLKLLGKPYIQQWTSYG